In Qipengyuania psychrotolerans, one DNA window encodes the following:
- the coxB gene encoding cytochrome c oxidase subunit II, which produces MKTLGFHRIVASIAMAFALIFGSQAALAQDAAEATSTEQLESVDPAQAADVADADAVVDGSSGYTPMAPTEGIGMPVDRGLDIQQQFSETGEYAYGLHIGLIWVMAIISLFVLGLMLYTMFRFRRSANPVPSKTSHNTTIEVIWTVVPALILLGIAIPSITLLAKQYEPIPKDAITIKATGYQWYWGYTYPDNGDFEIISNMLDDKEADARGEPRQLAVDNRMVVPVGVPIRLQTTAADVIHSFAVPSLWFKHDAVPGRLNEKILIVDKPGVYYGQCSELCGARHAYMPITVEALPMDKYNAWVLAQGGSIAGASEAGIEANPEAAPMQEPESTVEGAAGAGEFPVENPTT; this is translated from the coding sequence ATGAAAACTCTCGGTTTCCACCGTATTGTTGCCAGCATCGCGATGGCTTTCGCGCTGATTTTCGGTTCGCAAGCTGCGCTGGCGCAGGACGCTGCAGAAGCGACTTCGACAGAACAGCTCGAATCCGTTGATCCGGCGCAGGCTGCAGACGTTGCAGACGCGGATGCGGTCGTAGACGGCAGCAGCGGTTATACCCCGATGGCTCCGACCGAAGGGATCGGCATGCCGGTGGATCGCGGACTGGATATCCAGCAGCAGTTTTCCGAGACTGGCGAATATGCCTACGGCCTCCACATCGGCCTGATCTGGGTAATGGCGATCATCAGCCTCTTCGTACTTGGCCTGATGCTTTATACGATGTTCCGCTTCCGCAGGAGCGCAAACCCAGTCCCGTCCAAGACGAGCCACAATACGACAATCGAAGTCATCTGGACTGTCGTTCCGGCGCTTATCCTGCTCGGCATCGCGATCCCATCGATCACGCTGCTTGCCAAGCAGTACGAACCGATCCCGAAGGACGCGATCACGATCAAGGCCACCGGCTACCAGTGGTATTGGGGCTACACCTATCCGGACAACGGCGATTTCGAGATCATCTCGAACATGCTTGATGACAAGGAAGCTGATGCCAGGGGCGAGCCGCGCCAGCTTGCAGTCGACAACCGCATGGTTGTCCCGGTCGGCGTGCCGATCCGCTTGCAGACTACTGCCGCCGACGTAATCCATTCATTCGCGGTGCCGAGCCTCTGGTTCAAGCATGACGCGGTGCCCGGACGTCTCAATGAGAAAATCCTCATCGTCGACAAGCCCGGTGTCTATTACGGTCAGTGTTCGGAACTCTGCGGTGCACGGCATGCCTACATGCCCATCACCGTCGAAGCTTTGCCGATGGACAAATACAATGCATGGGTTCTGGCGCAGGGCGGTAGTATCGCTGGTGCCTCAGAAGCCGGTATCGAAGCCAATCCCGAAGCCGCTCCCATGCAGGAGCCGGAAAGCACTGTTGAAGGTGCTGCGGGTGCGGGTGAATTCCCGGTTGAAAACCCGACGACCTGA